One part of the Chryseobacterium mulctrae genome encodes these proteins:
- a CDS encoding ammonium transporter, whose amino-acid sequence MKVGLKWKVSFVVICIIAIGGLFFRPDVDIPNTGNFLSEKEIVGSDVAWILAAAGLVLLMTPGLSFFYGGMVGKKNVISTMLQSFIALGVISILWIVVGFSLSFGESIGFEIDGVHYGIIGNPFTYPFFNHVSIYPHKTMASTIPFVLFALFQMKFAVITPALITGSFAERVRFISYLVFMVLFSLFIYTPLCHMVWHPEGLLNKFFGVKDFAGGTVVHMSAGFAALAGAIVLGRRKNPHHEPSNIPYVILGTGMLWFGWFGFNAGSALSANATAAIAFGTTTIASASAMMTWIFFDRINGRKVSALGACIGAVVGLVAITPGCGFVSIQESIFIGFISAIVSNVMVNWKALKKIDDTLDVFACHGVGGIMGMILTAIFAHGENASLLHGGFGIFAHHMMALILVSLFAFFGSMLLYKITDRIITLRVKEDSEEQGLDISQHSESLKW is encoded by the coding sequence ATGAAAGTTGGTTTAAAATGGAAAGTTTCATTTGTTGTTATTTGCATTATTGCAATCGGTGGTCTATTCTTCAGACCAGATGTTGATATTCCCAATACCGGAAATTTTCTGAGTGAAAAAGAAATTGTAGGTTCAGACGTAGCCTGGATCCTTGCAGCAGCAGGTTTAGTTTTACTGATGACTCCAGGTTTATCGTTTTTTTATGGCGGAATGGTCGGGAAGAAGAATGTAATTTCGACGATGTTGCAAAGCTTTATTGCTTTGGGAGTAATTTCTATTTTATGGATCGTCGTGGGTTTTTCCCTTTCTTTTGGCGAATCTATCGGCTTTGAGATCGATGGTGTTCATTACGGAATTATTGGAAATCCTTTTACCTATCCATTTTTTAATCATGTAAGTATTTATCCTCACAAAACGATGGCTTCAACCATTCCGTTTGTTTTATTTGCGCTTTTTCAGATGAAATTTGCGGTGATTACTCCAGCTTTAATTACAGGATCGTTTGCGGAGAGGGTTCGATTTATTTCATATTTGGTTTTCATGGTGTTGTTTAGTCTTTTCATTTACACACCGCTTTGTCATATGGTTTGGCATCCAGAAGGACTTTTAAATAAATTTTTCGGGGTTAAAGATTTTGCAGGCGGAACGGTTGTTCACATGAGTGCCGGTTTTGCAGCTTTGGCGGGAGCGATTGTTTTAGGAAGAAGGAAAAATCCTCATCACGAACCGTCAAATATTCCTTATGTTATTCTCGGAACAGGAATGCTTTGGTTTGGATGGTTTGGTTTTAATGCAGGTTCTGCTTTAAGTGCCAATGCAACAGCAGCAATCGCTTTTGGTACAACTACGATCGCTTCGGCTTCAGCAATGATGACGTGGATTTTTTTCGACAGAATTAATGGGCGAAAAGTTTCGGCTTTGGGAGCATGCATTGGTGCGGTTGTCGGTTTGGTGGCGATAACTCCGGGTTGTGGTTTTGTTTCTATTCAGGAAAGTATTTTTATTGGTTTTATTTCTGCGATTGTTTCTAATGTGATGGTGAATTGGAAAGCTTTAAAAAAGATTGATGATACGCTTGATGTTTTTGCCTGTCATGGAGTGGGGGGAATTATGGGAATGATTCTTACTGCTATTTTTGCTCACGGTGAAAACGCAAGTCTTCTTCATGGAGGGTTTGGAATTTTCGCACATCACATGATGGCGCTGATCTTGGTTTCTCTTTTTGCATTTTTCGGGTCGATGCTTTTGTATAAAATTACTGATAGAATTATTACATTAAGAGTAAAGGAAGATTCGGAAGAGCAAGGACTTGATATTTCTCAGCATAGCGAAAGCCTGAAATGGTAG
- a CDS encoding L-serine ammonia-lyase — MESISVFEIIKVGIGPSSSHTMGPWNAASAFIRIIKRERSIAEVKEVFLEFFGSLAKTGIGHGTDIAGMLGLNGEDFKTIDTTKIDKIVDTIKETQIINLGGEKEIPFVYGHHLVLNMSQTLDYHPNGMIFKAIFEDGTELVQDFYSVGGGFIMSQEKNSIEKQCVRTIYPCHHGSDIVKYCEKLGFNKISDLILINEESWRTQEETRKEALYIWEQIKECIYKGVNKEGILPGGLNVTRRAAGINRKLLGDKIYKNKDEWFQQVVDAEENFTNINKWIACFALAVNEENASFGRIITAPTNGASGVIPAVLMYAQAFTDAVSEDDIVRFILVAGEIGTLFKKNATISAAMGGCQAEIGVSSAMAAAGLTEILGGTVGQVLMAAEIAMEHHLGLTCDPIKGLVQIPCIERNTMGAIKAITAANIALESDPTKAKVTLDEVIQTMWETALSMNDRFKETSEGGLAIAVNVPEC, encoded by the coding sequence ATGGAATCAATATCGGTTTTTGAAATTATTAAAGTAGGAATAGGTCCATCAAGTTCGCATACAATGGGACCTTGGAATGCAGCTTCGGCATTTATCAGAATCATAAAAAGAGAAAGATCAATTGCTGAGGTAAAAGAAGTTTTTCTTGAATTTTTTGGCTCATTGGCAAAAACGGGAATCGGTCACGGAACCGATATTGCAGGAATGTTGGGTTTGAATGGTGAAGATTTTAAAACCATCGATACTACAAAGATTGATAAGATTGTAGATACCATTAAAGAAACTCAAATCATTAATTTGGGTGGAGAAAAAGAAATTCCATTTGTTTACGGACATCATTTGGTTTTAAATATGTCTCAGACTCTTGATTATCATCCCAACGGAATGATTTTTAAAGCCATTTTTGAAGACGGAACCGAGCTTGTACAGGATTTTTATTCTGTAGGTGGAGGTTTTATCATGAGTCAGGAGAAAAATTCGATTGAGAAACAGTGCGTTCGTACCATCTATCCTTGTCATCACGGTTCTGATATCGTAAAATATTGTGAGAAATTAGGTTTCAACAAAATTTCAGATTTAATTTTAATTAATGAAGAAAGCTGGAGAACGCAGGAAGAAACAAGAAAAGAAGCACTTTACATTTGGGAACAGATTAAAGAATGTATTTATAAAGGAGTCAATAAAGAAGGTATTTTACCGGGCGGACTGAATGTTACCCGTCGTGCTGCCGGAATCAACAGAAAACTTTTAGGCGACAAAATTTATAAAAATAAAGACGAGTGGTTTCAGCAGGTTGTAGATGCTGAAGAAAATTTCACCAATATCAATAAATGGATTGCGTGTTTCGCTTTAGCTGTAAACGAAGAGAACGCAAGTTTCGGAAGAATTATCACGGCACCAACAAATGGAGCGAGTGGTGTAATTCCGGCAGTTTTAATGTATGCTCAGGCTTTTACAGATGCTGTAAGTGAAGATGATATTGTAAGATTTATTTTGGTTGCAGGGGAAATCGGAACTTTATTTAAGAAAAATGCGACTATTTCTGCGGCGATGGGTGGTTGCCAAGCCGAAATCGGAGTTTCTTCAGCGATGGCTGCAGCAGGTTTAACGGAGATTCTCGGCGGAACTGTCGGTCAGGTTTTAATGGCGGCAGAAATCGCAATGGAACATCATTTAGGTTTAACCTGTGATCCGATTAAAGGTTTAGTGCAGATTCCTTGTATTGAAAGAAATACGATGGGCGCAATCAAGGCGATTACTGCGGCAAATATTGCTTTAGAAAGTGATCCTACAAAAGCCAAAGTAACTTTGGATGAGGTTATCCAGACGATGTGGGAAACTGCTTTATCGATGAATGATCGATTTAAAGAAACATCAGAAGGAGGTTTGGCGATTGCGGTAAATGTTCCGGAGTGTTAA
- a CDS encoding serine hydrolase domain-containing protein, translating into MKTKLLLVLIVLAQTFYGQEITGSWKGELDLGRMTLPLVLDIKKENNIYLSTAKSPKQGDEIIPVDKTEFINNELVFEMKALGASYKGQFKTDHFEGTFTQNSKSFPLSLYQNDGKEKPNPKDEKIKGISKNGINTAKIDDFLNYISQNKQGIGSITIFQNGKEIYQKSFGQDQLSNVKWDKNTGYQIGSISKLVTAVMLMQLEEKGKLKLDEKLSKYYPDVPNANKITLENLMNHTSGLGDYAGPWLFGKTVGDKAILDTIKKHGVEFQPGEKERYSNSGYYLLSRILEKVAKKPYNILLKENITSKANMKNTFSVLDNQKNIFKSYENTTGKWTEVEDFDFRNCIGLGDITSTTYDMNLFVNALFDYKFVKKETLDKMLPKSEKPFGLGVMTVPFYNQISYGHGGDTAGTHSLVSYSPTEKYSISTIINGEKLAHREVFLGIINLVYDQEYEYPKFTELKKVSEKELQKYEGTYYSKDLKVDFKIFIKDENLFAQLADQPSFPLEYSEGDKFKNDNIGVEIAFAPEKKQLNLTQNGNNLVFIKK; encoded by the coding sequence ATGAAAACCAAACTACTATTAGTGCTAATTGTATTAGCACAGACTTTTTACGGCCAAGAAATAACCGGTTCTTGGAAAGGAGAACTCGATTTAGGCAGAATGACGCTTCCCTTAGTTCTTGACATAAAAAAAGAAAATAACATTTACCTTTCTACCGCGAAAAGTCCGAAGCAAGGTGATGAAATAATCCCTGTTGATAAAACCGAATTCATCAACAATGAATTAGTGTTTGAAATGAAAGCTTTAGGAGCATCTTACAAAGGTCAGTTTAAAACAGATCATTTTGAAGGAACTTTTACGCAAAATTCAAAATCTTTCCCTCTTAGTCTTTATCAAAATGATGGAAAAGAAAAACCCAATCCGAAAGATGAAAAAATAAAAGGAATCAGTAAAAATGGAATTAATACCGCAAAAATTGATGATTTCTTAAACTACATCAGCCAAAACAAACAGGGGATCGGAAGCATCACTATTTTCCAAAATGGAAAAGAGATTTACCAAAAAAGTTTCGGTCAAGACCAATTATCTAATGTAAAATGGGACAAGAATACAGGATATCAGATTGGATCTATCAGTAAATTGGTCACTGCCGTTATGCTCATGCAATTGGAAGAAAAAGGAAAGCTGAAACTGGATGAAAAACTTTCAAAATATTATCCCGACGTCCCTAATGCCAATAAAATAACTTTAGAAAACCTAATGAACCACACAAGCGGATTGGGCGATTATGCAGGACCGTGGTTATTTGGGAAAACAGTGGGTGACAAAGCTATTTTAGATACTATTAAAAAACACGGTGTAGAATTTCAGCCAGGAGAAAAAGAGAGATATTCAAATTCAGGATACTATCTTTTAAGCAGAATTTTAGAGAAAGTTGCCAAGAAACCATACAATATTTTACTTAAAGAAAATATTACGAGTAAAGCCAATATGAAGAATACATTCTCGGTTTTAGACAATCAAAAAAACATCTTCAAATCGTATGAAAATACAACCGGAAAATGGACAGAAGTAGAAGATTTTGATTTCCGTAACTGCATCGGTTTGGGTGATATTACTTCTACAACCTATGATATGAATTTATTCGTTAATGCTTTATTTGATTACAAATTTGTAAAAAAAGAAACATTGGATAAAATGCTCCCTAAATCAGAAAAACCTTTTGGATTAGGCGTAATGACAGTTCCTTTTTACAATCAAATTTCCTACGGACATGGTGGCGACACAGCAGGAACTCATTCGCTTGTTTCTTACAGCCCTACTGAAAAGTACTCGATATCAACCATTATTAACGGTGAAAAATTAGCACACAGAGAGGTCTTTTTAGGAATTATCAATCTGGTTTACGACCAGGAATATGAATATCCAAAGTTTACAGAACTAAAAAAAGTCTCTGAAAAAGAACTGCAGAAATATGAAGGAACTTATTATTCTAAAGACCTTAAAGTAGATTTTAAAATCTTCATAAAAGATGAGAATCTTTTTGCTCAGTTAGCAGATCAGCCTTCATTTCCGTTAGAATACTCCGAAGGAGACAAATTTAAAAATGATAATATCGGTGTAGAAATCGCTTTTGCTCCGGAAAAGAAACAATTAAATCTTACTCAAAACGGTAATAATCTTGTTTTTATTAAGAAATAA